The Deltaproteobacteria bacterium genome has a segment encoding these proteins:
- a CDS encoding ATP-dependent endonuclease, giving the protein MRIKSIRMHNFRSIQNETVRLNEYTALIGPNNSGKSNVIAALLFFYDELKLKDTDFLCCPDCKPDELFVDVEFVELSNELHESLPEQYRLPENRLKVRRLAKKNSKAVYTGFTLTDGKESLFDTDFFGAKGVGKAKIGDVIYIPALKNVAQELKTTGSATMAKLLKEIVEPGLHESKEYKPFSDAVVGLSDKLREIPVENLEEWDGKSISGIECFLNKELAGWNCTVMVDLQPLDPAKLAQQSATLTIEESGHFPFPVESKGQGLQRSLEVALVKLWAEVSRRKDRQGPQKGKKVFRPEFTLLLIEEPETFQHPSQQYRFYFQHPQQQYRFYADLRELSSGDNQQVIASTHSPYFVTPHIHDMCSIVRVLKKENKSHAKSLSDDFIETVLKEEEVNKFRYHLWLNQERNEMFFADTVLLVEGPTEKVLFNWVLQNGRGLQSCHGQKCFVMDCGGKFQMGKFMRLLGQFEIPHLVVHDRDDETKEFHRQANENIQEGINAFTKSIMILEPNVEHRMGIELPDRGSEKPIAMLDYLDDKEKRNEAALNEFSKFIAGGV; this is encoded by the coding sequence TCAGAATGAGACCGTTCGGTTGAATGAATACACTGCGCTTATAGGTCCGAACAATTCTGGAAAATCAAATGTCATTGCTGCGCTTCTATTCTTCTATGACGAGTTGAAACTGAAGGATACGGATTTTTTATGCTGTCCAGATTGCAAGCCAGACGAATTGTTCGTGGATGTGGAGTTCGTTGAGCTTTCCAATGAATTGCATGAGTCCCTGCCAGAGCAATACCGGCTGCCGGAAAACAGACTAAAGGTGAGACGGTTGGCCAAGAAGAATTCGAAAGCTGTTTACACAGGGTTCACCCTGACTGACGGAAAGGAAAGCCTGTTTGATACGGATTTCTTTGGTGCGAAGGGAGTTGGAAAGGCGAAGATAGGCGATGTCATCTACATACCCGCATTGAAGAATGTAGCACAAGAGCTGAAAACGACGGGCTCGGCAACGATGGCAAAACTCTTGAAAGAAATAGTCGAACCTGGGTTGCACGAGTCCAAGGAATACAAGCCCTTCTCTGATGCCGTGGTCGGGCTATCTGACAAGCTTCGGGAAATCCCAGTGGAGAATCTGGAAGAGTGGGATGGAAAATCCATATCTGGAATTGAGTGCTTCTTGAACAAGGAGCTAGCTGGTTGGAATTGCACAGTTATGGTAGATTTACAACCGCTTGATCCAGCCAAACTCGCCCAGCAGTCGGCCACATTGACTATTGAAGAGAGCGGTCATTTTCCTTTTCCCGTTGAGAGCAAGGGGCAGGGATTACAGAGGTCTCTTGAGGTGGCCCTAGTTAAGCTCTGGGCCGAGGTAAGTCGCAGAAAGGATAGACAGGGCCCTCAGAAAGGCAAAAAGGTCTTTCGTCCTGAGTTCACACTGCTGCTGATAGAGGAGCCAGAGACTTTTCAGCACCCGTCACAACAGTATAGGTTCTATTTTCAGCACCCGCAACAACAGTATAGGTTCTATGCGGATCTCAGGGAGCTTTCTAGTGGGGATAATCAACAGGTGATTGCCTCAACCCATTCGCCCTATTTCGTGACGCCCCATATTCATGACATGTGTTCCATTGTACGAGTGTTGAAGAAGGAGAATAAGAGCCACGCTAAAAGTCTATCCGACGATTTCATCGAGACAGTCCTGAAAGAGGAGGAAGTGAACAAGTTTCGCTACCATTTGTGGCTGAACCAAGAACGTAATGAGATGTTTTTTGCCGATACTGTGCTACTTGTCGAAGGCCCAACCGAAAAAGTCCTTTTCAACTGGGTGTTGCAAAATGGCCGAGGACTGCAGAGTTGTCATGGTCAAAAATGCTTTGTAATGGATTGTGGTGGAAAATTCCAGATGGGCAAATTTATGCGGCTGTTGGGGCAGTTTGAAATACCTCACCTCGTGGTTCATGATAGAGATGATGAAACAAAGGAGTTTCATAGGCAGGCTAACGAGAATATACAAGAAGGGATAAACGCCTTTACAAAGTCGATAATGATTCTAGAGCCAAATGTGGAACACCGCATGGGAATTGAGTTGCCAGACAGGGGTAGCGAGAAACCCATCGCGATGCTGGATTATCTCGATGATAAGGAGAAGAGAAACGAGGCTGCTTTGAATGAATTCAGCAAATTCATCGCAGGCGGTGTTTAG